One Heliomicrobium gestii genomic region harbors:
- a CDS encoding S8 family serine peptidase, translated as MKRVGSLGRSIAMGLILVLTWGGLPMGKSAFAAGAPTAATATTQARPELLNDRTRDIIGASLVAVPEVIHKKGIQGQGEVIAIADSGLDSGNMNDLHPDFKSLPGNVPKVLNIKSWADGPIADDSGHGTHMAGIAAGTGAASQGKYRGVAPQASLYIQGIIDKSGQVAPPEDISKLYEPAYKANAHIHVDGWGTPGNTYNKTALETDRFSFLHKDFLAVFGAGNRGPDPNSLTCEGTSKNALVVGASASARPNGSSGGGDIQQMAELSSRGPTTDGRIKPDLLAPGMAIISTAPRLPGVPEDEEHLYRRMQGTSMAAAATGGATALLRQYYREIEDRNPSAALLKAALINGARNYTENKSADKTTFGLLDVGRTILSLNERSFSSIDDVEGIGPDGKKSYEVKAWTDQAPLKITLAWTDPIDQEGRLVNDLDVTVTAPDGTTYTGNAHMGIIGRDQKNNVEQVIIAKPQSGTYRVTVTGARITVDQQPFALVMGQPLLESSPSGNASLQEMTRNQSVALQWVFNDQLKKEAEATFPRGTQFYQSPRCIYAMSRAVRLQGAEVAVAGGKNYILPIEPRLADHAYALDTAAKITVNGQGTPIWPVEAKGAAAFVWIHPGSQKAMQVDAVYQKTEGRLEQWSTEKEELTLIGDKKVYHASPGLPIHTVIKPEGEAFVPGPILTNRQADTILPGSQVRLTIDPQRQEVTQIESVRTVVQGLLTKSPDRDQMEMEGYGALPVLSGATIRRNGEKVDLRELRSGDYLQANLVGQDKKAYGVAATSESLWGKIVFASAKDRLIYFTDQFQRLHRCELKPDAVLQRWDMPVDLTAIPIDAWGWMTLGSDNKIQALRIIESAAPRMALVQQYDKRKKEIVTAKNERIPLFSLTAVTKQGLPVPAELIASGATIQWSPIAEPASAGAHYAGAVTVAGTGKPSNEPQITLSTSLIPVDQQLFILGKTNGTDIWIYPSLGNEKIHVPVLANGEYAWWTVPSPGESGYQIVATSAGGQVIGRYMTIPKRNGGELKDLSGHWAEKSLTHLWRRGIIRGYPDRTFRPDEPIDRQELRLLYGRLFGGDETSAAESGFWMQPGVVTGKQLLQFVQEKRARMGFPDRFSDGSQVEESESLKSDEPATRALAAVLLDELIRKIDRYKQMESGQ; from the coding sequence ATGAAACGTGTCGGCTCCCTGGGAAGATCAATAGCGATGGGCCTGATCCTTGTCCTGACCTGGGGCGGACTGCCCATGGGGAAGAGTGCCTTTGCGGCGGGAGCGCCTACGGCGGCGACGGCGACAACGCAGGCCAGGCCCGAACTCTTAAACGACCGGACCCGGGATATCATCGGCGCGTCGCTGGTGGCTGTGCCGGAGGTCATCCACAAAAAAGGGATTCAAGGGCAGGGAGAGGTCATCGCCATCGCCGACAGCGGGCTGGACAGCGGCAATATGAATGATCTCCATCCAGACTTCAAAAGCCTGCCGGGAAACGTGCCGAAAGTCCTGAACATCAAGTCCTGGGCCGATGGACCCATCGCCGACGACAGCGGACATGGCACCCACATGGCCGGCATCGCCGCCGGCACGGGCGCGGCGTCACAAGGAAAATATCGAGGTGTCGCCCCGCAGGCGAGCCTCTATATCCAGGGGATCATCGACAAATCGGGCCAAGTGGCGCCGCCGGAAGATATAAGCAAACTATACGAACCCGCCTACAAAGCGAACGCCCACATCCATGTAGACGGATGGGGAACGCCGGGAAATACATACAACAAAACAGCCCTGGAGACAGACCGGTTTTCTTTCTTGCATAAAGACTTTCTCGCCGTATTCGGTGCAGGAAACAGGGGACCCGATCCGAACAGCCTGACCTGTGAGGGAACCAGCAAAAACGCCCTCGTCGTCGGCGCGTCGGCCAGCGCCCGCCCGAACGGTTCCTCCGGCGGCGGCGATATCCAACAGATGGCCGAGCTCTCCAGCCGGGGGCCGACGACAGACGGGCGAATCAAGCCGGATCTGCTGGCGCCGGGGATGGCCATCATCTCGACAGCGCCGCGTTTGCCCGGAGTTCCCGAAGATGAAGAACACCTGTACCGCCGGATGCAGGGGACAAGCATGGCCGCGGCGGCCACCGGTGGCGCGACAGCGCTGTTGCGGCAGTATTACCGGGAGATAGAGGACAGGAATCCTTCCGCGGCATTGTTGAAAGCTGCCCTGATCAACGGGGCGCGGAACTATACAGAAAACAAGTCCGCCGACAAAACCACCTTTGGTCTCCTCGATGTCGGCCGGACCATATTATCCCTTAATGAGCGGAGCTTTTCCTCGATTGACGATGTAGAAGGCATTGGCCCTGACGGGAAGAAAAGCTATGAAGTGAAAGCATGGACAGATCAAGCGCCCTTGAAAATCACGCTCGCCTGGACAGACCCCATCGATCAAGAGGGACGGCTCGTCAATGATCTCGATGTAACCGTTACCGCTCCAGATGGGACCACCTATACGGGCAATGCGCACATGGGTATAATCGGGCGGGACCAGAAAAACAACGTCGAGCAAGTCATCATCGCAAAACCCCAGTCTGGCACATACCGTGTAACTGTTACCGGCGCGCGGATCACCGTTGACCAGCAACCGTTTGCCTTAGTGATGGGGCAACCGTTACTTGAATCCAGCCCCTCCGGCAACGCCTCTTTGCAGGAGATGACTCGGAATCAGTCAGTGGCGCTGCAATGGGTATTCAATGACCAGTTGAAGAAAGAAGCTGAGGCGACCTTCCCCAGGGGAACCCAGTTCTATCAGTCTCCCCGATGCATCTATGCCATGTCGCGGGCCGTACGATTGCAAGGCGCAGAGGTGGCTGTCGCCGGAGGCAAAAACTATATCCTTCCGATAGAGCCCAGGTTGGCAGATCATGCCTATGCCCTTGATACGGCAGCAAAAATCACGGTCAACGGCCAGGGAACACCGATATGGCCCGTTGAGGCGAAAGGCGCCGCCGCCTTTGTCTGGATCCATCCGGGCAGTCAGAAAGCCATGCAAGTGGATGCGGTTTACCAAAAAACAGAAGGAAGACTTGAGCAATGGTCAACGGAAAAAGAAGAGTTGACGTTGATCGGCGACAAAAAAGTCTATCACGCCTCACCGGGATTGCCCATCCATACCGTCATAAAACCGGAAGGAGAGGCCTTTGTTCCGGGGCCGATCCTGACCAATCGCCAAGCTGACACGATTTTGCCGGGGAGCCAGGTTCGTCTGACCATTGACCCGCAACGACAGGAAGTTACCCAGATTGAGTCTGTGCGCACGGTCGTGCAAGGCCTGCTGACAAAGTCTCCAGATAGAGATCAGATGGAGATGGAAGGGTACGGCGCACTGCCCGTCCTGAGCGGCGCAACGATACGGCGCAACGGTGAGAAAGTAGACCTCCGGGAATTGCGCAGCGGCGACTATTTACAGGCGAACCTCGTCGGACAGGATAAAAAAGCCTATGGCGTGGCAGCCACAAGCGAGTCTCTCTGGGGAAAGATCGTTTTCGCCTCAGCGAAAGACAGGCTGATCTACTTCACCGACCAGTTTCAACGGTTGCACCGTTGTGAGCTAAAGCCGGATGCCGTGCTACAACGCTGGGATATGCCCGTTGATCTCACGGCGATTCCAATTGACGCATGGGGATGGATGACGCTCGGCAGCGACAACAAAATACAAGCGCTTCGTATCATTGAGAGCGCCGCGCCTCGCATGGCCTTGGTCCAGCAGTATGACAAACGGAAAAAAGAGATCGTGACCGCTAAAAATGAGCGGATACCGCTATTTTCTCTGACGGCTGTAACCAAGCAAGGCTTGCCTGTACCGGCCGAACTGATCGCGTCTGGCGCAACGATCCAATGGTCGCCCATTGCCGAACCGGCGAGCGCCGGAGCTCATTATGCCGGGGCGGTGACCGTAGCTGGAACAGGGAAACCGTCCAATGAGCCGCAGATCACCCTGAGCACATCGCTTATTCCCGTCGATCAACAGTTGTTTATTCTTGGCAAGACCAACGGAACCGACATATGGATCTATCCCAGCCTAGGAAATGAAAAAATCCATGTGCCTGTGCTCGCCAACGGGGAATATGCCTGGTGGACAGTGCCCAGTCCCGGAGAGAGCGGGTACCAAATCGTGGCGACTTCTGCGGGTGGGCAGGTGATCGGTAGGTATATGACCATACCAAAACGGAATGGCGGGGAGCTTAAAGACCTCTCTGGACACTGGGCGGAGAAATCCCTGACCCATCTGTGGAGACGGGGAATCATCCGCGGCTATCCGGACCGGACGTTCCGTCCCGATGAGCCCATTGACCGGCAGGAGTTGCGGCTGCTCTATGGACGACTCTTTGGCGGAGATGAAACCAGCGCAGCGGAAAGTGGTTTTTGGATGCAACCAGGCGTCGTCACAGGAAAGCAACTATTGCAATTTGTTCAAGAGAAGCGAGCACGTATGGGATTTCCGGACCGTTTTTCGGACGGGTCCCAAGTAGAAGAAAGTGAGTCGCTTAAATCGGACGAACCAGCGACGAGAGCATTAGCCGCCGTCTTACTGGACGAGTTGATACGAAAAATTGACAGGTACAAACAAATGGAAAGTGGACAGTAG
- a CDS encoding copper amine oxidase N-terminal domain-containing protein, with translation MATRFLIQLFAMTIFFLSLVPAALASMEWRSTGPQTPAQVIKATKDLPPEQYYLLMDGKLYRANSDDAFTLLSNDKVWDTYVKDDGTLYALKGADKKSLTIEKWDNALQQWSKVCNAPEDTVHFAVASNGAVIFGINRPGTHIWKLNLTPAGDANWIQKSENGGYRFASTPDGIVFTREEQEVGNKRSTDYGSTWRTVQGAETFEQYYVSPNYREDDSVFAISGHGRVYKSTSRGEAWTDATDGIEQHPPFTALAFSPSFNQDQTLYVADKEGKLYISKDRAASWASINVHLPGGQTLTSLVILPNQKIVAGTDRGPVLLKDTTPASSKPPKTQKEPMSVTFTLGKDTYRINNDEWQMDALPYYKNDRLYVPVRYLSNGLGITDKNIQWNDETHEVTLTRGAQKVKLYTDKRVMLVNDKATLIDVYPEMTNDRLYLPMRWVAEAFGATVSWNAYDRAATLVYEKNAE, from the coding sequence ATGGCTACACGTTTTCTAATTCAGTTATTCGCAATGACCATCTTCTTTCTGTCTCTTGTCCCTGCTGCCCTCGCTTCAATGGAATGGCGTTCTACAGGGCCGCAAACTCCTGCACAGGTGATCAAAGCTACGAAGGATCTGCCGCCGGAACAGTACTATCTATTGATGGACGGCAAACTCTACCGGGCCAACAGTGATGATGCGTTTACCTTGCTTAGCAACGACAAGGTCTGGGACACTTATGTCAAGGACGACGGAACCCTGTATGCGCTAAAGGGAGCGGATAAAAAGTCCTTGACGATTGAGAAATGGGACAACGCCCTGCAACAGTGGTCAAAAGTCTGTAATGCCCCAGAGGACACCGTACATTTTGCTGTCGCCTCGAACGGAGCTGTCATTTTCGGGATCAATCGTCCCGGCACGCACATATGGAAACTGAACTTGACCCCGGCCGGCGACGCCAACTGGATCCAGAAATCCGAAAACGGCGGATACCGTTTTGCATCCACTCCTGATGGGATCGTCTTCACCCGAGAAGAACAAGAGGTGGGCAACAAACGCAGCACGGATTATGGTTCTACATGGCGGACTGTTCAGGGAGCGGAAACCTTTGAACAGTACTACGTCTCGCCGAATTACAGAGAAGACGACTCCGTCTTCGCAATCAGCGGTCACGGGAGGGTATATAAGTCCACCAGCCGTGGCGAGGCTTGGACCGATGCGACGGACGGAATCGAGCAGCATCCTCCCTTTACCGCCTTGGCCTTTTCGCCCAGTTTCAATCAGGATCAGACGCTGTACGTGGCGGATAAAGAGGGAAAGCTCTATATTTCAAAAGATCGCGCAGCTTCCTGGGCTTCTATCAATGTGCATCTCCCCGGAGGACAGACCTTAACCAGCCTGGTTATCTTGCCGAATCAAAAGATTGTCGCCGGAACCGACAGAGGCCCTGTGCTTCTGAAAGACACCACTCCCGCCTCATCGAAACCGCCGAAGACGCAGAAGGAACCTATGTCGGTTACCTTTACCCTCGGCAAAGACACCTACCGGATCAACAATGACGAGTGGCAAATGGACGCGCTTCCCTATTATAAAAATGACCGTCTCTATGTGCCGGTCCGATATCTGTCCAATGGACTCGGGATAACTGACAAGAATATTCAATGGAATGATGAAACCCATGAAGTGACACTGACCAGAGGCGCTCAGAAGGTCAAATTGTACACAGACAAACGGGTAATGCTCGTAAATGACAAGGCCACGTTGATCGATGTCTATCCTGAGATGACGAATGACCGCCTCTACCTGCCGATGCGCTGGGTTGCCGAGGCTTTTGGCGCCACCGTCTCCTGGAACGCCTATGACCGCGCAGCTACCCTCGTTTACGAAAAAAACGCAGAATGA
- a CDS encoding WecB/TagA/CpsF family glycosyltransferase produces the protein MGQMNGIEGNRSIETANILETVNILGTPVHRLTMAGAIQEIERRIKSGGRHQIVTANPEILYSAHHDPSIRQLLSEASLVTADGIGVVWAASILGKPVAERVTGIDLMADLLARAAKQGWPCFFYGGKPGRKEASPEEERSVAEEAARRLCDRFPGLQIAGTAHGYISASEQAALHLQIDAAKPRLLFVGLGAPRQEQWIRDFFRATTLNDIVAIGIGGSLDVFSGRVQRAPQWCQQWHLEWLYRLVKEPARWKRQLNLPRFVWAVLRQGKR, from the coding sequence ATGGGGCAAATGAACGGGATAGAAGGGAACAGAAGCATCGAAACGGCAAATATCCTTGAAACGGTAAATATCCTCGGAACACCGGTGCACAGGCTAACGATGGCGGGGGCGATTCAGGAAATCGAAAGACGGATCAAATCAGGCGGTCGCCATCAAATCGTCACAGCAAATCCTGAAATCCTCTATAGCGCCCACCATGACCCATCCATACGACAACTGCTCTCCGAAGCCTCCCTGGTCACTGCCGACGGGATCGGTGTGGTCTGGGCAGCGTCCATACTCGGAAAACCGGTGGCAGAGCGAGTCACCGGCATCGATTTGATGGCCGACCTCCTGGCCCGAGCGGCAAAACAGGGTTGGCCCTGCTTTTTCTATGGAGGCAAACCTGGACGGAAAGAGGCCTCCCCAGAGGAAGAGCGATCTGTTGCAGAGGAAGCCGCCCGGCGTTTGTGTGACCGTTTTCCCGGTTTACAAATCGCCGGCACCGCCCATGGCTATATATCAGCATCAGAACAGGCGGCGCTCCACCTGCAGATCGACGCAGCGAAGCCCCGCCTGCTTTTTGTTGGTTTGGGCGCGCCCCGACAGGAACAATGGATTCGAGACTTTTTTCGGGCGACCACACTGAACGACATCGTTGCCATCGGCATCGGCGGCAGCCTCGATGTCTTCTCCGGACGTGTCCAGCGAGCGCCCCAATGGTGCCAGCAGTGGCATCTGGAATGGCTCTACCGGCTTGTCAAAGAACCGGCGCGGTGGAAGCGGCAGCTAAACCTGCCGCGGTTCGTTTGGGCCGTGCTGCGACAAGGGAAGCGATAA
- the csaB gene encoding polysaccharide pyruvyl transferase CsaB, translated as MATIVLSGYFGYDNAGDEALLKAMIETLQRLRPDVHIVVLSGKPAFTRRLHQVEAVHRYNPFSVITALLRADLVISGGGSLLQDVTGVLTIPYYLLVIALARLFRRKVMFYAQGIGPVRRAFGQRLIRMVANKAHLITLRDFASQERLRQWGVNAPPIVVTADPVFSLYNRQGSRRAAETGRKQAVFCLRRWPDFAELESSVLAVAEYLLTRGWRVSFLPMHRTEDTPYSIELASRLQHPSVQVIQHHADFQESIDIIGASDLVIGVRLHALIFATMQGVPVVGIAYDPKVRDMMNEMKRPAFGDGTPLNPDTLMVEVERILDDYDGERKRARLWAEQMSERSEKTARMALQLLEGREIIHSVEATKPWGK; from the coding sequence GTGGCCACAATTGTACTTTCCGGTTATTTCGGATATGACAACGCAGGCGATGAGGCGCTGCTCAAAGCCATGATAGAAACGCTGCAGCGGTTGCGTCCTGATGTGCACATCGTCGTCTTATCCGGAAAGCCGGCCTTCACCCGACGACTGCACCAGGTGGAAGCGGTACACCGCTACAACCCCTTTTCCGTCATCACGGCGTTGTTGCGGGCCGACCTGGTGATCAGCGGCGGCGGCAGTCTCCTGCAGGATGTGACCGGTGTCCTTACGATTCCATACTACCTGCTCGTCATCGCGCTTGCCCGTCTGTTTCGAAGAAAAGTGATGTTTTACGCCCAGGGGATCGGCCCTGTGCGTCGCGCCTTTGGCCAAAGATTGATCCGCATGGTGGCCAACAAAGCCCATTTAATCACACTGCGAGATTTTGCATCACAAGAGCGATTGCGCCAGTGGGGGGTAAATGCCCCCCCCATTGTCGTAACGGCGGACCCTGTGTTCTCCTTATACAACAGGCAGGGGAGCCGGCGTGCAGCGGAAACAGGGCGCAAACAGGCGGTCTTTTGCCTGCGGCGCTGGCCGGACTTTGCCGAACTCGAATCATCGGTGCTGGCCGTCGCCGAGTACCTCCTCACACGGGGATGGCGCGTTTCCTTTCTGCCGATGCACCGTACAGAAGACACCCCGTACAGCATCGAATTGGCCAGTCGGCTCCAGCACCCGTCTGTCCAGGTGATCCAACATCATGCGGACTTCCAAGAGTCCATCGACATCATCGGCGCATCGGACCTGGTGATTGGCGTCCGGTTGCATGCGTTGATCTTTGCGACCATGCAGGGCGTGCCTGTCGTGGGGATCGCCTATGATCCCAAGGTGAGAGACATGATGAATGAGATGAAACGTCCGGCTTTTGGAGATGGGACGCCGCTCAATCCGGACACACTCATGGTCGAAGTGGAACGGATACTGGACGACTATGATGGGGAGAGGAAAAGAGCGCGCCTTTGGGCCGAACAGATGAGTGAGCGCTCTGAAAAAACGGCCCGCATGGCCCTGCAACTGCTGGAAGGCAGAGAGATAATCCATAGCGTGGAGGCCACAAAGCCATGGGGCAAATGA
- a CDS encoding sigma-70 family RNA polymerase sigma factor, with product MLAAQSGDSQAFSQLVELYQKRVYGLAVHLTGNLDDANDLAQEAFIRAYRYIGSFRLESDFGTWLHRITVNTWINMNRKGRNVVIESLDEDWNDSTKASREVAATTGDPLEAFESAEFKTMLHQALQQLSDEHRTVLVLREIYDYSYEEIATATETSLGTVKSRINRAKSQMRSVLSSLAGQFGFLLPGETTQRR from the coding sequence ATCCTCGCCGCCCAGTCCGGCGACAGCCAAGCGTTTTCACAGCTCGTGGAACTGTACCAAAAACGTGTCTACGGTTTAGCCGTACACCTGACCGGTAATCTCGATGATGCGAATGATTTGGCGCAAGAAGCGTTCATCCGCGCCTATCGATATATCGGAAGCTTCCGGTTAGAGTCCGATTTTGGCACTTGGCTGCACCGGATTACGGTGAACACGTGGATCAATATGAATCGCAAAGGCCGCAATGTGGTCATTGAGTCTTTGGATGAGGACTGGAATGACAGCACCAAGGCCAGTCGAGAGGTGGCTGCCACGACAGGCGACCCGCTCGAAGCCTTCGAATCGGCAGAATTCAAGACCATGCTTCATCAGGCGCTCCAGCAGTTGTCCGATGAACACCGGACCGTCTTGGTTCTGCGAGAGATCTACGATTATTCCTATGAAGAGATTGCGACGGCGACCGAGACTTCTCTCGGCACGGTGAAGTCTCGCATCAACCGGGCCAAGTCGCAGATGCGCAGTGTCTTATCATCGTTAGCCGGTCAGTTTGGCTTTCTTCTGCCTGGTGAGACGACACAAAGGAGGTGA
- a CDS encoding stalk domain-containing protein, whose product MNKLKKTVASISTALIMTTMLTPAAMAMSNNSVDIVKSIADDATSVKLGKLTLKEDSDFTNDIQGATSFTYTLPSGIKFASNAVYDMVYYNDPVDGVKPLSNSGSHYGFTVTKSGDYTLTIQTPSGLQDNNIQDMISIQPLIKVDGFDGGDIEATVNPLDSGVTGGKYVIGRVATGQKTAASCIKVQTIGEQDARGGIIRIEENYAGSLEKVTATDTTKDPLFTVKLPNNYKWIDDALDANDTLVNGLAGFSGVTFTTVVDGDRTLKVYGDLSGTGADRGIIEITPGINVGSDAKYGDIVASVEGKTGDVSDADITVATYADYGTAIAAKGELKTALAGQYDNELTKLSIKENIAGSLFKGRKIRVDLPSWVKVTNIKNWDVKTGASDAFVEPTVNGKDSYIEFTYTGNGVGTSKAELEVTLEVSVKGDAQGDIKAVVSGRAGAQGEAILGKAVQAVTATAEARELRVGVKNQALSDIVIAETDKGRIMSDKIDGAYRNIMVELSDGVEWSSTPTVQVVEGNLELDTDNISKDGSFLTIPVKAGSTQASKVKISDIKADLNRTIPEGDVTAKIKGSAVVENDKDAAKYYDNTGAEVSGNAGVIDPGEFDQSTAVQVTVAKVITPAPGEQKRTALFQIGNSKLNIGGVESTMDVAPYIKNDRTYLPVRYVAQAVGVNDSNMMFNSNDQSVVLIKGDRVVKMTIGSNIMTVNGVSIQMDTAPEIVAPGRVMLPVGWVAQALGISAKWDGATQTVTIN is encoded by the coding sequence GTGAACAAGCTGAAAAAGACAGTCGCTTCTATTTCCACAGCCTTAATCATGACGACGATGCTGACTCCGGCAGCGATGGCCATGTCCAACAACTCTGTTGATATTGTAAAGAGCATCGCAGACGATGCGACCAGTGTCAAGCTGGGCAAACTGACCTTGAAAGAAGATAGCGATTTCACCAATGATATCCAAGGAGCGACTTCCTTCACCTATACACTGCCCTCGGGAATCAAGTTTGCCTCTAACGCTGTCTACGATATGGTTTACTACAACGACCCCGTTGATGGCGTCAAACCACTCTCCAACAGTGGCAGTCACTATGGATTCACTGTTACCAAAAGCGGCGACTACACCTTGACGATTCAAACGCCTTCCGGCCTCCAGGACAACAATATCCAAGACATGATCTCCATTCAACCGCTGATTAAAGTGGATGGATTTGACGGCGGCGATATTGAAGCGACCGTTAATCCCCTTGACTCCGGCGTCACCGGCGGCAAGTATGTTATCGGCCGTGTGGCAACGGGACAGAAGACCGCTGCTTCCTGCATCAAAGTCCAAACCATTGGTGAGCAGGATGCCCGTGGCGGTATCATTCGCATCGAAGAAAACTATGCCGGATCGCTGGAGAAAGTAACGGCGACGGATACCACAAAAGACCCCCTCTTTACCGTCAAACTGCCCAACAACTACAAATGGATTGACGATGCTCTGGATGCCAACGACACCCTGGTCAACGGCCTGGCCGGCTTCAGCGGCGTCACCTTCACGACCGTTGTCGATGGCGACCGCACCCTGAAGGTATATGGCGACCTCAGCGGCACCGGCGCCGACCGCGGCATCATTGAAATCACCCCTGGCATCAATGTCGGTTCTGATGCGAAATACGGCGATATCGTCGCTTCTGTAGAAGGAAAAACAGGCGACGTGTCCGACGCCGACATCACTGTGGCTACCTACGCCGACTATGGCACAGCCATCGCCGCCAAAGGCGAATTGAAAACCGCCCTGGCCGGTCAGTATGACAACGAATTGACCAAGCTCAGCATCAAAGAAAACATCGCCGGCTCCCTGTTCAAAGGACGTAAAATTCGCGTGGATCTGCCCTCTTGGGTCAAAGTGACCAACATCAAAAACTGGGACGTCAAAACGGGCGCCAGTGATGCCTTTGTCGAGCCGACCGTAAATGGCAAAGACAGCTATATCGAGTTCACCTACACCGGCAACGGCGTCGGAACCAGCAAAGCCGAACTCGAAGTAACGCTGGAAGTCTCCGTGAAGGGCGACGCCCAAGGGGATATCAAAGCTGTTGTATCCGGTCGTGCCGGCGCCCAAGGCGAAGCCATTCTGGGCAAAGCCGTGCAAGCCGTCACTGCCACCGCCGAAGCTCGGGAGCTTCGCGTCGGCGTCAAGAACCAAGCCCTGAGCGATATCGTCATCGCCGAGACCGATAAAGGCCGGATCATGAGCGACAAGATTGACGGCGCCTACCGGAACATCATGGTGGAACTGTCTGACGGCGTCGAATGGTCCTCCACCCCGACCGTCCAAGTGGTCGAAGGCAACCTGGAACTGGATACGGACAACATCTCCAAGGACGGCTCCTTCCTGACGATCCCTGTCAAAGCCGGCAGTACCCAAGCCAGCAAGGTCAAGATCTCCGATATCAAAGCAGACCTTAACCGGACCATTCCCGAAGGTGACGTCACCGCCAAGATCAAAGGCAGCGCCGTCGTGGAAAACGACAAAGACGCCGCTAAGTACTATGACAACACCGGCGCAGAAGTATCCGGCAATGCCGGCGTCATCGACCCCGGCGAATTCGACCAAAGCACCGCTGTCCAAGTGACCGTGGCCAAAGTCATCACCCCGGCTCCCGGCGAACAAAAACGCACCGCCCTCTTCCAAATCGGCAACAGCAAACTGAACATCGGCGGTGTGGAATCGACGATGGATGTAGCCCCCTATATCAAAAATGACCGCACCTACCTGCCCGTCCGCTATGTGGCCCAAGCTGTCGGCGTCAATGACAGCAACATGATGTTC
- a CDS encoding DUF4349 domain-containing protein: MKPVRNGMTQVHEFELWRQAELALRQLPLEMQPPDRFAAQIMERIAREQITPLPVPSSSTRPVDMRRWVASAAVFLLALGTGSGVYVAMQSSSPTGPSPSVVAQQDVVPDSLPKQSAGDVSKSSVANGETPSQADDLSGNSPANAPKVTVQTPQSSVGKSQPSVAPVAPPPDTANDLSVAKSERTYLLSKPMVIQRTLLRYRVASLDTSVEAVKKAIAQVNGQLGSVSLQQSQGLTIQNLTVKLPPDRLQAFIQALSLGALVENKSDNQDVTNSYQDMVTQVNFLKGQLSTTPAAQQPALSNKIQSLERQITTLDQESATHTVVLMMETENGQ, encoded by the coding sequence ATGAAGCCCGTTCGTAACGGCATGACACAAGTTCATGAGTTTGAGTTGTGGCGGCAGGCCGAACTGGCGTTACGGCAGCTTCCACTGGAGATGCAGCCTCCTGATCGTTTTGCCGCTCAAATAATGGAACGCATCGCCCGGGAACAGATAACACCGCTTCCCGTACCGTCGTCATCAACCCGTCCGGTTGATATGCGTCGCTGGGTGGCTTCCGCCGCTGTATTTCTGCTGGCCCTTGGGACAGGAAGTGGCGTCTATGTGGCGATGCAATCGTCATCGCCGACAGGTCCTTCTCCTTCCGTGGTGGCGCAACAAGATGTTGTTCCAGACTCACTGCCGAAACAAAGTGCAGGGGATGTCAGCAAATCTTCTGTAGCGAATGGCGAGACCCCGAGTCAGGCAGACGACCTGTCTGGGAATTCTCCTGCCAACGCTCCCAAAGTGACCGTTCAGACCCCACAATCGTCGGTAGGAAAAAGCCAACCGTCGGTTGCGCCGGTCGCTCCCCCACCGGATACGGCAAACGATCTCTCCGTAGCCAAAAGTGAGAGGACCTACCTGTTAAGCAAGCCCATGGTCATTCAACGGACACTTCTTCGCTATCGCGTCGCTTCTCTTGACACCAGCGTCGAAGCCGTGAAAAAAGCAATCGCCCAGGTCAACGGACAGCTTGGCAGTGTGAGCTTGCAGCAGTCTCAAGGACTTACCATTCAGAACCTGACGGTTAAGTTGCCGCCTGATCGACTGCAAGCGTTTATTCAGGCGCTCTCACTTGGCGCGCTGGTGGAAAACAAGAGCGACAATCAGGATGTGACGAACAGCTATCAGGATATGGTAACACAGGTCAATTTCCTGAAAGGTCAGTTGAGCACGACCCCTGCGGCGCAACAACCTGCCTTGTCAAATAAGATTCAATCGTTAGAACGGCAAATTACTACCTTGGACCAGGAATCAGCCACGCATACCGTGGTTCTGATGATGGAAACAGAAAATGGACAATGA